One genomic region from uncultured Cohaesibacter sp. encodes:
- a CDS encoding D-aminopeptidase, protein MIATLGLNQILDDLPNRFRGPGGVAGVVKDGEVIAARAWGYSDLASRRKMTVGTRLPICSISKQFTCAVLLHHFDDFAPLNARLPELLPHFEGDLPTVEQLCHNQSGLRDYWALTILQGAKAEQTFARDDAFLMFDRMKTTHFDPGTSYSYCNANFRLVGELIEREIGRSLQGLLSETIWGPAGMKTAALLPDSRVPADGVIGYEGSEQSGYMPADNGIYWFGDAGISASLEDMLAYESWIDAERNNPDGLYNRISAEPTFKDGTPARYGYGLAHIEVAGRKVTGHAGALRGFRAFRMHCASERLSVVVLLNHEGSAYGAAEALFHAAIGHVAPAPIAMPDGWEGQWLCPETNLLSAIETGKTDGHLHFATGGDPLHAADDGTLTGANVTLSRDGDTMVMARKDENLVSRLVPLPKSPITPSEEFAGRYYSDELDATFTIVAEGGGLYAVCEGVLGAGIMERVHPVGPDAWIFVTRRSMDAPAPGDWTITAKRGFDGKIEGLVLGCWLARKICYRRL, encoded by the coding sequence ATGATTGCAACTCTTGGATTGAACCAAATTCTCGACGACCTTCCCAACCGGTTTCGCGGTCCCGGCGGTGTGGCCGGGGTCGTGAAGGATGGCGAGGTCATCGCGGCACGCGCCTGGGGCTACTCGGATCTTGCATCTCGCCGAAAAATGACGGTCGGAACCCGGTTGCCGATCTGCTCCATTTCCAAGCAATTCACCTGCGCGGTGCTGCTGCATCACTTCGACGACTTCGCGCCGCTCAATGCACGCCTGCCGGAGCTACTGCCCCATTTTGAGGGCGATCTGCCGACCGTCGAACAGCTTTGCCACAACCAGTCGGGCTTGCGTGACTATTGGGCCCTGACGATCCTGCAGGGGGCAAAGGCCGAGCAGACCTTCGCGCGGGATGATGCTTTCCTGATGTTCGACAGGATGAAGACAACCCATTTCGACCCCGGTACCAGCTATTCCTATTGCAACGCCAATTTCCGCCTTGTGGGGGAACTGATCGAAAGGGAAATAGGCCGGTCACTGCAGGGGCTCCTGAGTGAAACCATCTGGGGGCCTGCTGGCATGAAAACCGCCGCACTCCTCCCCGACAGTCGTGTGCCCGCAGACGGTGTCATCGGCTATGAGGGCAGCGAGCAGAGCGGCTACATGCCCGCAGACAATGGCATCTACTGGTTCGGCGATGCAGGCATTTCCGCGTCCCTCGAAGACATGCTTGCCTATGAAAGCTGGATCGACGCCGAGCGCAACAATCCCGACGGCCTCTACAATCGCATTTCCGCCGAGCCGACCTTCAAGGACGGCACGCCCGCACGTTATGGCTATGGTCTGGCGCATATAGAGGTGGCAGGCCGCAAGGTGACCGGCCATGCCGGTGCTCTACGCGGTTTTCGGGCCTTCCGCATGCATTGTGCGTCCGAACGTCTGTCTGTGGTGGTCCTTCTCAACCATGAGGGCAGCGCCTATGGAGCTGCTGAAGCCCTGTTCCACGCAGCCATCGGCCATGTAGCCCCCGCACCAATAGCAATGCCAGATGGTTGGGAAGGACAGTGGCTTTGCCCTGAGACCAATCTTCTATCGGCTATCGAGACCGGCAAGACAGACGGACATCTTCACTTTGCGACCGGTGGCGATCCCCTTCATGCGGCTGATGATGGCACCCTGACGGGCGCGAATGTCACCTTGAGCCGGGACGGGGATACAATGGTCATGGCGAGGAAAGACGAAAATCTGGTCTCCAGACTGGTGCCCCTGCCAAAATCGCCGATCACCCCTTCAGAAGAGTTCGCTGGTCGCTACTACTCGGATGAACTCGATGCCACCTTCACAATTGTCGCAGAAGGAGGCGGGCTCTATGCGGTTTGCGAAGGCGTTCTGGGCGCAGGCATCATGGAGCGGGTCCACCCGGTTGGCCCTGATGCCTGGATCTTCGTCACCCGTCGCTCCATGGATGCGCCTGCGCCGGGGGACTGGACGATCACGGCGAAGCGCGGCTTTGATGGTAAAATCGAGGGGCTTGTGCTCGGCTGCTGGTTGGCCCGCAAGATCTGCTATCGCCGCCTCTAA
- a CDS encoding ABC transporter ATP-binding protein, whose translation MSLLSVNNLHVVYQDKTESRSLLEEVTFELGEAEILGLVGESGSGKSLLCRAIIGLLPSTRLSVTEGEISLEGQSLLDLGEKAMMDVRGRRIGMIFQNPTSHLDPVMRIGDQICEGLFRHGSYSKETAKAQAIELLTQVGFPDPARAFRSFAHEFSGGMRQRAMIAIALSCEPEILIADEPTTALDVTVQAQILELLVELRDKRGLSIILITHDLGVVAQTCDRIAVMREGRIVEMEEKRKLLSSPQHSYTKTLIASHPSFDAHIAGEGLDEEGAKGAHIKPIFEIDDLVVEFNASKGWFSSKHAFRALAGVSCQIFPGDTVGIVGESGSGKSTMARAMLGLTPVTSGHIAYDGSALTLKRDQTLKRLRREVAMVFQDPFNALNPRMTVETALREVLETQGETDKSRISDRIDELLELVGLDPTFRTRRPKSLSGGQCQRVGIARALAVNPKAVIADECVAALDVTIQAQIISLFKELREKMGLTIIFIAHDLAIVRELCESVIVMHHGQIVEAGKTKDVFDNPEQDYTANLLAAIPNIDPDKPIGNNKAALAT comes from the coding sequence ATGAGCCTTCTCTCCGTCAACAATCTCCATGTTGTCTATCAGGACAAGACCGAGAGCCGTTCCCTGCTCGAAGAAGTAACGTTCGAACTCGGAGAAGCCGAAATCCTCGGACTTGTGGGCGAGAGCGGATCGGGCAAAAGCCTTCTTTGCCGGGCCATCATCGGCCTGCTGCCCTCAACCCGACTGTCAGTCACAGAAGGGGAGATCAGCCTTGAGGGACAGTCCCTGCTCGATCTTGGCGAAAAGGCCATGATGGATGTCCGGGGTCGGCGCATCGGCATGATCTTCCAGAACCCGACGAGCCATCTTGACCCGGTCATGCGCATTGGCGACCAGATCTGTGAAGGGCTTTTCCGTCACGGGTCCTACAGCAAGGAAACCGCAAAGGCTCAGGCCATCGAATTGCTGACGCAGGTCGGCTTTCCCGATCCGGCGCGCGCCTTCAGAAGCTTTGCCCACGAATTCTCCGGCGGCATGCGCCAGCGGGCCATGATTGCCATTGCCCTTTCCTGCGAGCCGGAAATTCTCATTGCCGACGAGCCGACCACTGCTCTCGATGTAACCGTTCAGGCGCAAATCCTTGAGCTGCTGGTGGAGTTGCGCGACAAGCGCGGCCTGTCCATCATTCTCATCACCCATGACCTTGGAGTGGTGGCGCAAACCTGTGACCGGATCGCCGTGATGCGAGAAGGCCGGATCGTGGAGATGGAGGAAAAGCGCAAGCTTCTTTCGTCGCCACAACACAGCTACACCAAGACGCTGATTGCCTCCCACCCGTCCTTTGATGCCCACATCGCCGGAGAAGGTCTTGATGAAGAAGGCGCCAAGGGTGCGCACATCAAGCCGATCTTCGAGATTGACGATCTGGTGGTCGAGTTCAACGCCAGCAAGGGCTGGTTCAGCTCGAAACATGCCTTCAGGGCGCTGGCCGGTGTGAGTTGCCAGATTTTCCCGGGCGATACGGTCGGCATCGTGGGCGAAAGCGGATCGGGCAAGAGCACCATGGCCCGCGCCATGCTCGGGCTGACGCCCGTCACGTCGGGCCACATTGCCTATGACGGATCGGCCCTGACGTTGAAACGCGATCAGACCCTCAAACGGCTGCGCCGCGAAGTGGCCATGGTCTTTCAGGATCCGTTCAATGCGCTAAATCCCCGCATGACAGTGGAGACGGCCTTGCGTGAAGTTCTCGAAACGCAAGGCGAGACCGACAAGAGCCGCATCAGTGACCGCATCGACGAATTGCTCGAACTGGTGGGTCTGGACCCAACCTTCCGCACCAGACGGCCCAAGAGCCTGTCTGGTGGCCAGTGTCAGCGCGTTGGCATTGCCCGTGCCCTCGCGGTCAATCCCAAGGCCGTCATCGCGGATGAATGCGTTGCCGCGCTCGATGTGACCATTCAGGCCCAGATCATCTCGCTGTTCAAGGAGCTGCGGGAGAAAATGGGACTGACCATTATCTTCATTGCCCACGACCTCGCCATTGTGCGCGAACTCTGTGAGAGCGTGATCGTCATGCACCACGGACAGATTGTCGAGGCGGGCAAAACCAAAGACGTCTTCGACAATCCCGAACAGGATTATACCGCCAACCTGCTCGCCGCGATCCCCAATATCGATCCCGACAAGCCGATTGGAAACAACAAGGCCGCCCTCGCAACATAG
- a CDS encoding LuxR family transcriptional regulator has translation MSSPQHDVVNALSPGIALSDAMDIAQEALRPLGFDASSYDFSPVPLTHEGEFIVPTVYAMQNTPSDMTDLWCGKSYYAHDPVMDASRVTSCPFIWTYRGPQSAIMSRILGQRHRPVVDYLCDTGMENGITVPIRGAGGALATFTAISTSKLSIDDLNNAVSSVGYLAHVFHEAVVQGFPKQAFHTPHVRLTARERQCLQLCAKGLIAKEIAHELGRSVATVTLHLTSATKKLGARNRFHALVLAAHYQLLETVN, from the coding sequence ATGAGTAGTCCGCAGCATGATGTCGTGAATGCGCTTTCTCCCGGGATCGCACTCAGCGATGCAATGGATATTGCCCAAGAGGCCCTGCGCCCACTGGGCTTTGATGCCTCGAGTTATGATTTTTCTCCCGTTCCGCTGACCCACGAGGGCGAATTCATCGTCCCGACGGTCTATGCCATGCAGAACACGCCCAGCGACATGACCGATTTGTGGTGTGGCAAAAGCTACTACGCCCATGATCCGGTCATGGATGCCTCGCGCGTGACGTCCTGTCCCTTCATCTGGACCTATCGCGGCCCTCAAAGTGCAATCATGTCCCGGATTCTCGGCCAGCGGCATCGGCCGGTGGTGGATTATCTCTGCGATACCGGCATGGAAAACGGCATCACGGTGCCCATCCGGGGTGCAGGCGGGGCTTTGGCCACCTTCACCGCGATCAGCACGTCCAAGCTCAGCATTGATGATCTTAATAATGCCGTGTCTTCCGTTGGTTACCTCGCGCACGTCTTTCATGAGGCTGTCGTGCAGGGCTTTCCCAAACAGGCCTTTCATACTCCCCACGTCAGACTCACGGCACGGGAGCGCCAGTGCCTGCAACTCTGTGCCAAGGGCTTGATTGCCAAGGAAATCGCCCATGAACTGGGGCGTTCTGTTGCGACCGTCACTCTGCACCTGACGTCTGCGACCAAAAAGCTGGGCGCTCGCAATCGTTTCCATGCCCTCGTGCTCGCGGCGCATTATCAGCTGCTCGAAACGGTGAACTGA
- a CDS encoding EAL domain-containing protein: protein MRKRIKMVRQIGDRIVRLSDWLAQKDYFVAIRRGFILPFPLIMIGALALLIRHLPFDLLGRTVPVEWLPFVFQTCDLIVSGTFGIAGLVVLSGFAAVLTHLSNKKPNRTLANPIITATVVLCCYFLLVAPSLGGDLTAAMSISRGMLAATLTASVAGIIYLKLLNMRWFRLPVSGLNQDPLVGDVFLSLPAAAVTIVIFASFKTALVFGGNSDIIHSLNTLIVAPFEGAELGLPLAIAFEMSAQIFWFFGLHGPNVLTGVSEHIFIPATIANHAMVIDGLQPQHIITSQFFDFFARIGGSGGTLSLILAMMFISKSPSNRRFALIALLPAICNINEPLLFGIPLILNPIFVIPFILVPVAQIIIGYLAITLDLMPMLSFPTAWSTPVLVSGYTVTGSEAGSIVQLVCLVAGAFIYYPFVRLSEQLSTRRNRQVLNNLLQSSIHNPMKGHPMRLIGQFDEEGRMAHSLADLLQRCLKTKTGLFLEYQPQVDIQKKRVVGVEGLLRWNHPHFGRIAPPITVALAEDLGIVDQLGYRVLEIACKQRVEWSEHLPADLLVSVNVAPRQLAERDFDVRVLEILEETGLSPKLLELEITESTALLPEMHSIDSLIRLRNAGVKIALDDFGMGFTSLHYLRLLPLDVVKIDRSLTIANSVNEQIVKSIQDLTASLNIKTIVEGVEKDEQVQTFAAHGCTVFQGYLFSHPLAASEIVPFVNGIGFSASEAETAQDLPPLDLVAERDRVSA from the coding sequence GTGCGGAAAAGAATCAAGATGGTGCGCCAGATAGGCGACAGGATCGTACGCCTCTCTGATTGGCTTGCGCAAAAAGACTATTTTGTTGCGATTCGCCGCGGCTTCATCCTTCCCTTTCCGCTCATCATGATTGGTGCGCTTGCTCTTTTAATCCGGCACCTGCCCTTTGACCTTCTTGGGCGGACCGTCCCCGTGGAATGGCTGCCGTTCGTTTTCCAGACCTGCGACCTGATCGTATCAGGAACCTTCGGCATCGCAGGATTGGTCGTGCTAAGTGGCTTCGCGGCGGTTCTCACTCACCTGAGCAACAAGAAGCCCAACCGGACTCTGGCCAATCCGATCATCACAGCGACAGTGGTCTTGTGTTGCTATTTTTTGCTTGTGGCGCCCAGCCTTGGGGGAGATCTCACCGCCGCCATGAGCATCAGTCGGGGGATGCTCGCAGCCACGCTGACTGCTTCCGTGGCAGGTATAATCTATCTCAAGCTGCTCAACATGCGTTGGTTCCGCTTGCCTGTCTCGGGACTCAATCAAGACCCGTTGGTGGGCGACGTCTTTCTGTCCCTGCCTGCCGCAGCAGTCACCATCGTCATCTTTGCAAGCTTCAAGACTGCACTCGTTTTTGGCGGCAACAGCGATATCATCCATAGCCTCAACACCCTGATCGTTGCGCCATTTGAGGGAGCTGAACTTGGCCTTCCCCTCGCCATAGCCTTTGAAATGTCTGCACAAATCTTTTGGTTTTTTGGTCTTCACGGTCCCAATGTGCTCACCGGGGTTTCTGAACATATCTTCATACCCGCAACAATCGCAAACCACGCAATGGTCATTGATGGTTTGCAACCCCAACATATCATTACGTCACAGTTCTTTGATTTCTTTGCGCGCATTGGGGGGTCTGGCGGTACACTGAGCCTTATTCTGGCGATGATGTTCATTTCGAAGTCTCCCTCCAACAGGCGCTTTGCCCTGATTGCTCTGCTGCCGGCCATATGCAACATCAATGAACCGCTGCTTTTCGGAATCCCGCTCATTCTCAACCCGATCTTCGTGATCCCCTTCATCCTTGTTCCCGTCGCCCAAATCATCATCGGTTATCTGGCAATCACCCTCGATTTGATGCCTATGCTCTCCTTTCCGACAGCTTGGTCGACACCGGTGTTGGTCAGCGGCTACACAGTCACCGGATCGGAAGCTGGCTCGATAGTGCAACTCGTCTGTCTGGTCGCTGGTGCGTTCATCTACTATCCGTTCGTGCGCCTGTCGGAACAACTTTCGACCCGTCGCAACAGGCAAGTGCTCAACAATTTGCTGCAGTCTTCGATACACAACCCCATGAAGGGCCATCCCATGCGGTTGATCGGGCAATTCGATGAAGAAGGCCGAATGGCCCATTCTCTGGCAGACCTGTTGCAACGTTGTCTGAAGACCAAGACAGGACTATTTCTGGAGTATCAGCCGCAGGTCGACATCCAGAAGAAGCGTGTCGTCGGCGTCGAGGGTCTCCTGCGCTGGAACCATCCGCACTTCGGGCGCATCGCTCCACCGATTACCGTGGCGCTGGCTGAAGATCTGGGGATCGTCGACCAGCTTGGCTATCGTGTCCTCGAAATCGCCTGCAAACAGCGGGTGGAATGGTCTGAGCATCTGCCAGCCGACCTGCTGGTCTCTGTTAACGTCGCGCCGCGCCAACTGGCCGAGCGGGATTTCGATGTACGCGTTCTGGAGATTCTGGAAGAGACCGGGCTGTCTCCAAAGCTGCTGGAGCTGGAAATCACCGAATCCACCGCATTGCTGCCTGAAATGCACTCGATCGATAGCCTGATCCGCCTGCGTAATGCTGGCGTGAAAATCGCCCTTGATGATTTCGGCATGGGCTTCACGTCTTTGCATTATCTGCGCCTGCTGCCACTGGATGTGGTTAAGATCGACCGCTCCCTGACCATCGCCAACAGTGTCAACGAACAGATCGTGAAAAGCATTCAGGACCTGACCGCCTCGCTCAACATCAAGACAATCGTCGAAGGAGTGGAAAAGGACGAACAGGTCCAAACCTTTGCCGCCCATGGCTGCACGGTCTTTCAGGGCTATCTGTTCAGCCATCCACTGGCAGCGAGCGAAATCGTGCCCTTTGTCAATGGTATCGGCTTCTCCGCATCCGAAGCGGAGACGGCGCAGGATCTGCCGCCACTGGATCTGGTTGCCGAGCGTGATCGCGTCTCGGCTTGA
- a CDS encoding proline iminopeptidase-family hydrolase: MADFEIQEGYSPYQTYKTWYRISGSLDSKKLPLVVAHGGPGCTHDYVDSFKELAKTGRPVIHYDQIGNGKSTHLRDKGADFWTVAFFLGELDALLKHLGIQDRYAYLGQSWGGMLGSEHAVRQPEGLKALVLANSPCNMQIWLKGAADLRAQLPQDVQDTLDLHEKAGTIDHPDYKAATEAFYDRHVCRTKPRPVEVQRTFDAMDEDPTVYHTMNGPTEFHVIGTMKDWSIIDRLHMVKAPTLAFRGAYDEATTECLQPFWDNIPDVVAHVFPNSSHMPHVEEKEDCMAVVEAFLAKYDSE, translated from the coding sequence ATGGCAGATTTTGAGATTCAGGAAGGTTATTCGCCTTATCAGACCTACAAGACTTGGTACCGGATCTCCGGTTCTCTGGATTCAAAAAAGCTCCCCCTTGTGGTCGCCCATGGGGGACCGGGCTGCACGCACGACTATGTCGACAGCTTCAAGGAATTGGCAAAGACGGGGCGCCCTGTCATACATTATGATCAGATCGGCAACGGCAAGTCGACGCATCTTCGCGACAAAGGGGCTGATTTTTGGACAGTTGCCTTTTTTTTAGGCGAATTGGACGCGCTGCTGAAGCATCTGGGCATTCAGGATCGCTATGCCTATCTCGGTCAGAGTTGGGGCGGCATGCTCGGTTCTGAACATGCGGTGCGACAGCCGGAAGGCCTAAAGGCGCTGGTGCTGGCCAACTCTCCTTGCAACATGCAAATCTGGCTGAAAGGCGCGGCAGATCTTCGTGCCCAATTGCCACAAGATGTGCAAGACACGCTGGATCTGCACGAAAAGGCTGGCACGATCGATCATCCGGATTATAAAGCAGCCACCGAGGCCTTTTATGATCGCCATGTCTGCCGCACGAAACCACGTCCCGTGGAAGTGCAGCGGACATTCGACGCCATGGATGAAGACCCGACCGTCTATCACACCATGAACGGGCCAACCGAATTTCATGTCATTGGCACCATGAAGGACTGGTCGATCATCGACCGCCTCCACATGGTGAAAGCGCCAACTTTGGCTTTTCGCGGTGCCTATGACGAAGCAACCACCGAATGCTTGCAGCCGTTTTGGGACAATATTCCTGATGTGGTCGCTCACGTCTTTCCCAACTCAAGCCACATGCCCCATGTAGAAGAAAAAGAAGATTGTATGGCCGTCGTTGAAGCCTTTCTGGCAAAATATGATAGCGAGTAG
- a CDS encoding ABC transporter permease → MNRYRFVLFRPFQLLPVMFGISVVTFVLVRLIPGDPARVLLGARSTPTALAKIREQYGLDEPMITQYFYFLKNLVHGEMGRSTLYKIDVLKLIATRIEPTLMLVFCAVLLSLLIAVPLAALSARKQGKWPDHAARIMVTAGLGFPQFWLGVMLIIFFAVNLDWLPVSGYGKTFSEKALHLVLPSLTVALSLSAVITRSLRSAMIAGLSSDIATAARARGISENQVFWRHVVPNALVPTINLLAVNIGWLIGGTVVVESVFALPGMGQLLIRGIFTRDYMVVQGVAMVFAVATLLINFLADILTVALDPRVKF, encoded by the coding sequence CTGAACCGCTATCGCTTTGTCCTGTTCCGTCCGTTCCAGCTGTTGCCGGTGATGTTTGGCATCTCGGTGGTCACGTTCGTCCTTGTTCGTCTCATCCCCGGCGATCCTGCACGGGTGCTGCTTGGTGCGCGCTCGACCCCGACTGCGCTCGCCAAGATCCGCGAGCAATATGGTCTCGATGAGCCCATGATCACCCAGTATTTCTATTTCCTCAAAAATCTGGTTCATGGCGAAATGGGGCGCTCGACGCTCTACAAGATCGACGTTCTGAAGCTGATTGCCACGCGCATCGAACCCACCTTGATGCTGGTGTTCTGCGCGGTTCTGCTATCGTTGCTCATTGCGGTTCCGCTGGCCGCTCTCTCGGCGCGTAAACAGGGCAAGTGGCCCGATCATGCCGCCCGCATCATGGTGACCGCCGGGCTCGGTTTCCCGCAGTTCTGGCTCGGGGTGATGCTGATCATCTTCTTTGCGGTCAATCTCGATTGGCTGCCGGTTTCCGGATATGGCAAGACCTTCTCCGAGAAGGCGCTCCATCTCGTCCTGCCGTCGCTGACCGTGGCGCTGTCGCTGTCTGCGGTGATCACCCGAAGCCTGCGCTCTGCCATGATCGCAGGGCTGAGTTCGGACATAGCGACCGCCGCCCGTGCGCGAGGCATTTCGGAAAATCAGGTGTTCTGGCGACATGTGGTGCCCAACGCGCTGGTGCCCACCATCAATCTCCTCGCCGTCAACATCGGCTGGCTGATCGGCGGGACCGTAGTGGTGGAGAGCGTCTTTGCGCTGCCGGGCATGGGACAGCTGCTGATCCGCGGCATCTTCACCCGCGACTATATGGTGGTTCAGGGCGTTGCCATGGTGTTTGCTGTCGCGACCCTCTTGATCAATTTCCTCGCCGACATATTGACCGTAGCCCTTGACCCAAGAGTGAAATTCTGA
- a CDS encoding ABC transporter substrate-binding protein, producing MLRKFSRVGLLAMTLVMGAMTVAEAAGVLSIGRREDSSTFDPINTAQNIDFWVFMNVYDVLVRVDKSGAKLVPGLAESWDISSDGLTYTFHLRDAKFSDGSAITSEDAKFSLERVRDSELSLWSDSYKIISDMQTPDAKTLVITLSEQSAPFLSTLAMPATSVISKAGFEEMGQEAYAQNPVASGAFVVKDWLRGDRVILAKNPEFWQAGNVSLDGVEWISMPDDNTRMLSVQSGELDAAIYVPFSRVEELKADENLTLHIEPSTREDHLLMNHDHEPLNNVHVRAAIDYAIDKKAIVDAVTFGQGTVANSFIPAGALYHSDDNGARDFDLEKAKAELAEAGVDGISLDYLVNAGNEVDEQVAVLIQQQLGEIGITVNLTKMDPSQTWDMLVDGDYDLSMMYWTNDILDPDQKTTFVVGHDVNMNYMTRYNNETVKQLVADARLELDPANREAMYFEIQKLAKADAHWVDLFYSPFINVSRKGVENFDQNPLGRFFLEDTVKTAE from the coding sequence ATGCTCAGAAAATTCTCCCGTGTGGGACTTCTTGCAATGACCCTTGTAATGGGGGCGATGACTGTGGCGGAAGCCGCAGGTGTGCTTTCCATTGGTCGTCGCGAGGATTCCAGCACCTTCGATCCCATCAACACCGCTCAGAACATCGATTTCTGGGTTTTCATGAACGTCTATGACGTGCTGGTCCGCGTCGACAAATCCGGTGCCAAGCTGGTGCCCGGTCTTGCAGAAAGCTGGGACATCTCCTCCGATGGCCTGACCTACACCTTCCATCTGCGTGATGCCAAATTCTCCGACGGCTCTGCCATCACCTCCGAGGATGCAAAATTCTCTCTCGAACGCGTTCGGGACAGTGAGCTTTCGCTGTGGTCCGACAGCTACAAGATCATCAGCGACATGCAGACGCCGGATGCCAAAACTCTGGTCATCACCCTGTCCGAGCAGTCCGCTCCGTTCCTCTCCACCCTCGCCATGCCTGCGACTTCTGTGATCTCGAAGGCCGGTTTCGAAGAAATGGGTCAGGAAGCCTATGCTCAGAACCCTGTCGCGTCCGGAGCCTTTGTCGTCAAGGACTGGCTGCGTGGTGATCGTGTCATCCTCGCCAAGAACCCGGAATTCTGGCAGGCTGGCAACGTGAGCCTCGATGGCGTCGAATGGATTTCCATGCCGGACGATAACACCCGCATGCTCAGCGTGCAGTCCGGTGAGCTCGATGCCGCCATCTATGTTCCCTTCTCTCGCGTGGAAGAACTCAAGGCTGATGAGAATCTGACCCTTCACATCGAGCCGTCGACCCGTGAAGATCACCTGCTGATGAACCACGACCATGAGCCACTGAACAATGTTCATGTCCGTGCAGCCATCGACTATGCCATTGACAAGAAAGCCATCGTTGATGCCGTCACCTTCGGTCAGGGCACCGTCGCCAACAGCTTCATTCCGGCCGGCGCGCTCTATCACAGCGATGACAATGGTGCCCGTGATTTCGATCTCGAAAAGGCAAAGGCCGAACTGGCTGAAGCCGGTGTTGATGGCATCTCCCTTGACTATCTGGTCAATGCCGGCAACGAAGTTGACGAGCAGGTCGCCGTTCTGATCCAGCAGCAGCTGGGCGAAATCGGCATCACCGTCAATCTGACCAAAATGGACCCCAGCCAGACCTGGGACATGCTGGTGGATGGCGACTATGATCTGTCGATGATGTATTGGACGAACGACATTCTGGACCCCGACCAGAAAACCACCTTCGTTGTAGGCCATGATGTCAACATGAACTACATGACCCGCTACAACAACGAAACGGTCAAACAGCTGGTCGCCGATGCGCGTCTTGAGCTGGATCCGGCCAATCGCGAAGCCATGTATTTCGAAATCCAGAAACTGGCCAAGGCCGATGCGCACTGGGTCGACCTGTTCTACAGCCCGTTCATCAACGTGAGCCGCAAGGGCGTCGAGAATTTCGACCAGAACCCTCTGGGCCGCTTCTTCCTTGAAGACACAGTAAAAACCGCAGAATAA
- a CDS encoding ABC transporter permease, giving the protein MLSSNATLTLGLGILAFFILAALLAPVVAPFDPITHDAAARLQPPSLLHPFGTDNFGRDVLSRVIWGARVDLQIALFGVMFPMIIGTFLGTVAGFLGGIADTILMRIIDIVLAFPFLVLMLSIITILGPGLASFYIAMALVGWVSYARLVRAQILVLKTADFAVAAQSLGYSRLRIMFRHLLPNALTGSIVFAMSDVILVLLNGAAISYLGLGVQPPTAEWGIMVAEGQGFITQAWWITFFPGFSIVCLALGFSLLGDALGEIWEAEV; this is encoded by the coding sequence ATGTTGAGCAGCAATGCGACCCTGACCCTTGGTCTTGGCATTCTTGCCTTCTTCATCCTCGCCGCCCTGTTGGCACCGGTTGTGGCGCCATTCGACCCGATCACCCATGATGCGGCAGCCCGCCTGCAGCCCCCTTCCCTGCTGCATCCGTTCGGCACGGACAATTTCGGTCGCGATGTTCTCTCGCGCGTCATCTGGGGCGCACGGGTCGATCTTCAGATTGCCCTGTTCGGTGTGATGTTCCCGATGATCATCGGCACCTTTCTTGGCACGGTTGCGGGTTTTCTTGGCGGCATCGCCGATACGATCCTGATGCGCATCATCGACATCGTGCTGGCCTTCCCGTTCCTCGTCCTGATGCTCTCGATCATCACCATTCTGGGGCCGGGTCTTGCAAGCTTCTACATCGCCATGGCGCTCGTCGGCTGGGTCAGCTACGCGCGTCTGGTGCGGGCGCAGATCCTTGTTCTGAAGACGGCGGACTTTGCCGTCGCGGCGCAGAGTCTGGGCTATTCGAGGCTCCGGATCATGTTCCGCCATCTGCTTCCCAACGCGCTGACCGGCTCGATTGTCTTTGCCATGTCCGACGTCATTCTGGTCCTCTTGAATGGTGCCGCCATCAGCTATCTGGGGCTCGGGGTTCAACCGCCCACTGCGGAATGGGGCATCATGGTTGCCGAAGGTCAGGGCTTCATCACTCAGGCCTGGTGGATCACCTTCTTCCCCGGCTTCTCCATTGTCTGTCTGGCACTCGGCTTCTCGCTTCTGGGCGATGCACTCGGTGAGATTTGGGAGGCAGAAGTATGA